The Puntigrus tetrazona isolate hp1 chromosome 16, ASM1883169v1, whole genome shotgun sequence genome includes a region encoding these proteins:
- the LOC122359968 gene encoding sialic acid-binding Ig-like lectin 14 — MFVILPASIWTLTSLILSGALAADWTVHVPMDPVYAPLGSSVVLQCSYDYPEESEQGIPHKVLSEMWCLNESCCITPRYVYHSAGVFPEPSYQGRVKFLGQTGSRNCSLMISDLRSEDSGVYVFRFITNHLKAKLPGQRGVNLQVTHRAETRSASSSTTGIVLGIIIMVIIIAGIVIFISRKARAERTRSL; from the exons ATGTTTGTGATTCTCCCCGCGAGCATATGGACCCTGACGTCTTTGATTCTGTCGG GTGCTCTGGCAGCCGACTGGACAGTGCATGTTCCCATGGATCCAGTATACGCTCCTCTTGGTTCTTCTGTGGTTCTGCAGTGCTCCTACGACTACCCCGAGGAGTCTGAGCAAGGGATACCTCACAAAGTGTTGTCGGAGATGTGGTGTCTGAATGAAAGCTGCTGCATTACTCCGAGATACGTGTACCACAGCGCAGGGGTGTTCCCTGAGCCCTCGTACCAGGGCAGAGTCAAGTTCTTGGGGCAGACGGGGAGCAGAAACTGCTCTCTGATGATTTCTGATCTAAGGTCAGAAGACAGCGGCGTGTACGTGTTCCGGTTCATCACCAACCACCTGAAGGCCAAGCTGCCAGGACAGAGAGGAGTGAATCTACAGGTCACACATCGGGCAGAAA CAAGAAGTGCATCTTCATCCACCACTGGCATTGTGCTTGGAATTATTATCATGGTTATCATAATAGCAGGCATTGTGATATTCATCAGTCGGAAGGCACG AGCAGAGAGGACACGATCACTTTAA